In Streptomyces sp. HUAS ZL42, the DNA window GCGCGTCCTCGAGGGATCCGCTGATGCCCGCCTTGTTGGTGAAGCCGGCCAGTTCCCGCTTGACCGAGGTGAGGTCCTCGCGGTCGGCGGAGACGACGCCCTTGCGGTCGGCGACCGCGACGTCTCCGATACCGGCCCCGACCAGCATCTTCGCGATGGCGACACCGGCCGCGCCGGCGCCCGAGATGACGGCCCGCAGCTGTCCGATCTCCCGCCCGCTCAGCCGCGCGGCGTTCCGCAGCGCGGCCAGCGTCACGACGGCCGTACCGTGCTGGTCGTCGTGGAAGACCGGGATGTCCAGCCGCTCCTGCAGCTTCCGCTCGATCTCGAAGCACCGCGGCGCCGAGATGTCCTCGAGGTTCACACCGCCGAACGAGGGAGCGAGCCGGACCACGGTCTCGACGATCTCGTCGACACCGGTGCAGTCCAGGGCGATGGGCACGGCGTCCACACCGCCGAACTGCTTGAACAGAATCGCCTTCCCCTCCATCACCGGAAGGGAGGCCTCGGGGCCGATGTCCCCGAGGCCGAGGACGGCCGTGCCGTCGGTCACCACGGCGACGACGGACGACTTCCACGTGTAGTCGTGGACGAGTTCCGGCTGCTCCGCGATCGCGGTGCACACGCGCGCGACGCCGGGTGTGTATGCGAGGGACAGGTCGTCCTTGTCGCGGACCGGCACGGTGGCCTGCACGGCCATCTTGCCGCCACGGTGCAGCGCGAACGCCGGATCGAAGGAATCGAGGGGCTCGGCCCCGCCGTCCTGGTCCGTATTGCTGTCGCTGCGAGGATTGACGATCTCCGCTGCCACTTTGGTTTACCCCTTAAGTGTTCATGGTTTGAGGGTGGCCACTCCTGGTGAGGGGTGGGCGGGCACCACGTAAGGCCCTGTCGGTGATACGCACGGGCACCTACGCGACGGGCGCGCCGCACACGCGCCCTGAGCCCCGGATGAGGGGTGTAAAGAACCTTCTTACCCGACGGAAGGCACCGAGGACGAGTCCATAACGCGAAGGTCACATACAGTTCGATCACTCGTGAGATCACTCATGGTCGAATATATGGACAAGGGCTGGACAAAACCTTGACAAGGACTCAAGCGGACACAAGGCCCCAAGTCATCACCGACCGCATCACGAGATGCACCGAAGATCTTCCGGCCGGAAGGGCGGAGTCCCGCAGATGGTCC includes these proteins:
- a CDS encoding NADP-dependent malic enzyme, encoding MAAEIVNPRSDSNTDQDGGAEPLDSFDPAFALHRGGKMAVQATVPVRDKDDLSLAYTPGVARVCTAIAEQPELVHDYTWKSSVVAVVTDGTAVLGLGDIGPEASLPVMEGKAILFKQFGGVDAVPIALDCTGVDEIVETVVRLAPSFGGVNLEDISAPRCFEIERKLQERLDIPVFHDDQHGTAVVTLAALRNAARLSGREIGQLRAVISGAGAAGVAIAKMLVGAGIGDVAVADRKGVVSADREDLTSVKRELAGFTNKAGISGSLEDALAGADVFIGVSGGTVPEAAVASMAEGAFVFAMANPNPEIHPDVAHKYAAVVATGRSDFPNQINNVLAFPGIFAGALQVRASRITEGMKIAAAEALAAVVGDDLAPDYVIPSPFDERVAPAVTAAVAAAARAEGVARR